One Mangrovimonas cancribranchiae DNA segment encodes these proteins:
- a CDS encoding OmpH family outer membrane protein → MKYTLALVLSVLLFTSCQQQKIGFVDNGTLINDYQEKIDIEKKFQTKIDAFQKRTDSISQAFQLEAQEFQLNARKLSQQKAQEQYEALGKKQQMLQQKIQFEEQQIQQESQTEIDSLIDKVKDYVKSYGETHGYTYILGSNEGGSVMYGKDENDLTETILKELNDAYKAKN, encoded by the coding sequence ATGAAATACACTTTAGCTTTAGTTTTATCTGTTTTATTGTTTACATCTTGTCAGCAACAAAAAATAGGTTTTGTAGACAATGGTACTTTAATTAATGACTACCAAGAGAAAATTGATATCGAGAAAAAATTTCAAACTAAAATCGATGCCTTTCAAAAACGAACCGATAGTATTAGTCAAGCATTTCAATTAGAAGCACAAGAATTTCAATTAAATGCTAGAAAATTATCTCAGCAGAAAGCACAAGAACAATACGAAGCTTTAGGAAAGAAACAGCAAATGCTTCAACAAAAAATTCAATTTGAAGAACAACAAATTCAACAAGAAAGCCAGACAGAGATAGATTCGTTAATAGATAAAGTTAAAGACTATGTAAAATCTTACGGCGAAACACATGGTTACACTTATATTTTAGGAAGTAATGAAGGCGGAAGCGTTATGTATGGAAAAGATGAAAACGATCTAACCGAAACAATTTTAAAAGAACTTAACGACGCTTACAAAGCAAAAAATTAA
- a CDS encoding class I SAM-dependent methyltransferase, with protein sequence MNNKSTYLTVKDHSVSGEDFQLIYNSEYDMLETYPQPKAEKLSEYYKSDNYISHTDAKRNLFEKTYHLVRSISLKRKLKLINSFASSEKKLLDIGCGTGDFLQTALQNNWNAFGIEPNSHARTIANSKTNNQVYQIDTLETFENESFDVITLWHVLEHLPNLDNEIKRLHRLLKPNGRIVIAVPNFKSYDANHYKKFWAAYDVPRHLWHFSKTSISKLFSKQHLKVENIKPMPFDAFYVSLLSEEYKTGSKNPLRAFWTGLQSNIKAKRSGEYSSLIYILNKD encoded by the coding sequence ATGAATAACAAATCAACCTATTTAACCGTAAAAGATCATTCAGTTTCTGGTGAAGATTTTCAATTAATTTATAATTCGGAATACGATATGTTAGAAACATATCCACAACCAAAAGCCGAAAAACTTTCCGAATATTATAAAAGTGATAATTATATTTCGCACACCGATGCCAAACGTAATTTGTTTGAAAAAACATATCATCTAGTTCGTTCTATTTCTTTAAAGCGAAAATTAAAACTCATTAATTCATTTGCGTCTTCGGAGAAAAAGCTGTTAGATATTGGTTGTGGCACAGGAGATTTTTTGCAAACAGCCCTACAAAATAATTGGAATGCTTTTGGTATTGAGCCAAATTCTCATGCAAGAACTATTGCAAACTCTAAAACAAATAATCAAGTTTACCAGATTGATACATTAGAAACTTTCGAAAACGAAAGTTTTGATGTTATTACACTTTGGCATGTTCTAGAGCATTTACCAAATTTAGATAATGAAATAAAACGGTTGCATAGATTATTAAAACCAAACGGTAGAATAGTGATAGCTGTTCCAAACTTTAAAAGTTACGATGCTAACCATTATAAAAAATTTTGGGCTGCTTATGATGTGCCGAGGCATCTTTGGCATTTTTCCAAAACGTCAATTTCTAAATTATTCTCAAAACAACATTTAAAAGTCGAAAATATAAAACCAATGCCGTTTGATGCGTTTTATGTTAGCTTACTATCCGAAGAATATAAAACAGGATCTAAAAATCCATTACGAGCTTTTTGGACAGGATTGCAGTCTAATATTAAGGCCAAACGAAGTGGAGAGTATTCTTCGTTAATTTATATCCTAAACAAGGACTAA